The following proteins come from a genomic window of Candidatus Francisella endociliophora:
- a CDS encoding alpha-1,2-fucosyltransferase, with product MKVVKIQGGLGNQMFQYAFYMSLKQKYKDCCIDIRDFETYTQHNGFELDRVFENIRQSISLCRCKRKFFRSLFSKFLNRFIKYHKNYFSQDDFGFNKKYYNKDNCYLDGYWQSEKYFKSVEKQIREIFKFQTLDDKNAKILEEYKNRSLVSIHVRRGDYINHPLHGDICNLDYYNNAIDIIKSRVESPHFFVFSDDIEWCKQCLDIEDVTYICTNTGSDSYRDMQIMSICKHNIIANSSFSWWGAWLNQNSEKIIIAPNRWFNDDSINQSDICPESWIKI from the coding sequence ATGAAAGTGGTAAAAATACAGGGCGGTTTGGGAAACCAAATGTTTCAATATGCTTTTTATATGAGCTTAAAGCAAAAGTATAAAGATTGTTGTATAGATATTAGGGACTTTGAAACTTATACACAACATAATGGATTTGAATTAGATCGTGTTTTTGAAAATATTAGACAAAGTATTTCTTTATGTCGATGTAAAAGAAAATTTTTTAGAAGTTTGTTCTCAAAGTTTCTTAATAGATTTATTAAGTATCATAAGAACTATTTCTCTCAGGATGACTTTGGGTTTAATAAAAAATATTATAATAAAGATAATTGTTATTTAGATGGGTATTGGCAGTCTGAAAAATATTTTAAAAGTGTAGAAAAACAAATAAGAGAGATATTTAAATTTCAGACATTAGACGATAAAAATGCTAAAATACTAGAGGAATATAAAAATAGAAGTTTAGTTTCTATTCATGTAAGGAGAGGCGATTACATTAATCATCCACTTCATGGAGATATATGTAATTTAGATTATTATAATAACGCTATCGATATAATTAAATCAAGAGTTGAATCCCCCCATTTTTTTGTATTTTCAGATGATATTGAATGGTGTAAACAGTGTTTAGATATTGAGGACGTAACTTATATTTGTACTAATACTGGCTCAGATAGTTATAGAGATATGCAAATTATGTCTATATGTAAACATAACATTATTGCTAATAGCTCGTTTAGTTGGTGGGGTGCCTGGCTTAATCAAAATAGTGAAAAGATCATTATAGCCCCCAACAGATGGTTTAATGATGATAGTATAAATCAAAGTGATATATGCCCAGAGAGTTGGATAAAAATATGA
- a CDS encoding glycosyltransferase family 2 protein, translated as MNKPLISVVMPVYNAEKYVGEAIESVLNQTFKDFEFIIINDGSSDKSLDIIKKYQKIDDRFVLIDRENKGLVFSLNEGVILAKGKYIVRMDADDISLPKRFSEQVEFMERNHKVGVCGTWIKKIGEDYNECFWKPQKNDKKLKSLLLYYVPFAHPSVIIRRKVLINNNIFYNHEYKNIEDYKLWVDLYKYTEFSNIQKVLLYYRVHDNSVTQKAEAVENINERRRIFNQIVSDLLKSIDPSFFRTNEECFIHYIPINFEENLLKLISIRKVAIYFDKVNKLYSQRDFFDLRELNKLLCKMFFKISYFKIKNRYKELLNCIVYKRFWVGFLHYVFEGKIFYFKNMIKRNKIKS; from the coding sequence ATGAATAAGCCGTTAATATCTGTAGTTATGCCTGTCTATAATGCTGAGAAATATGTTGGTGAAGCGATTGAAAGTGTATTAAATCAGACATTTAAAGATTTTGAATTTATCATTATAAATGATGGTTCATCAGATAAGAGTTTAGATATAATAAAAAAATATCAAAAAATTGATGATAGGTTTGTTCTAATAGATAGGGAAAATAAGGGTTTAGTTTTTTCTTTAAATGAAGGTGTAATTCTTGCAAAAGGTAAATATATTGTGAGAATGGATGCTGATGATATTAGTTTACCAAAAAGGTTTTCTGAGCAAGTTGAGTTTATGGAAAGGAACCATAAAGTTGGAGTTTGTGGAACTTGGATAAAAAAAATTGGAGAAGATTATAATGAATGTTTTTGGAAACCTCAAAAAAATGACAAGAAATTAAAAAGTCTCCTTTTATATTATGTACCTTTTGCTCATCCATCAGTGATTATAAGAAGAAAAGTATTAATTAATAATAATATTTTCTACAACCATGAATATAAAAATATTGAAGATTATAAGTTGTGGGTCGATTTATATAAATATACTGAGTTTAGTAATATACAAAAAGTTTTACTATACTACAGAGTCCATGATAATAGTGTAACTCAAAAAGCTGAAGCGGTTGAGAATATTAACGAAAGAAGAAGAATCTTTAATCAAATAGTTTCGGACTTACTTAAGAGTATAGACCCTAGTTTCTTTAGAACTAATGAAGAGTGCTTTATACATTATATACCTATTAATTTTGAAGAGAATCTGCTTAAGTTAATATCTATAAGGAAAGTAGCTATTTACTTTGATAAAGTAAACAAGTTGTACTCTCAAAGAGATTTTTTTGACTTAAGAGAGTTAAATAAGTTACTTTGTAAAATGTTTTTTAAAATATCTTATTTTAAAATAAAGAATCGATATAAAGAGCTATTAAACTGTATTGTATACAAAAGATTTTGGGTAGGTTTTCTTCATTATGTTTTTGAAGGAAAAATATTTTATTTCAAGAATATGATTAAAAGGAATAAAATTAAATCATGA
- a CDS encoding glycosyltransferase family 2 protein: MKESVLISVIIPVYNVQNYLVRCLDSVINQTYKNLEIILVNDGSTDNSLEICQQYIDKDSRIILINKNNGGLSSARNAGLEINKGKYITFIDSDDWVALDYINTLYQNIIDNNADISIVGFENVYDSNVEDIPNTNKIKTFSQKEAVNKLILNKLETSACGKLFNSFFFKKNRFREGIIFEDLEVMYKLFLSANKIVRNSSIKYFYFQRKSSIMGTAKNIKNIVKTSDTYIDIFVSQNKFLIEKDFCLSDAVYIYQASVLYKYYLACSCCVFNKAVFAQRKKISNVINKLFKNITNTNKGKFFMYVNIVKILLTKVLKRHR, encoded by the coding sequence ATGAAAGAATCAGTTTTAATAAGTGTAATAATTCCAGTTTATAATGTTCAAAACTATTTAGTTAGATGTTTGGATTCTGTTATTAATCAGACATATAAAAATTTAGAAATTATACTTGTAAATGATGGATCTACTGATAATTCGTTAGAGATATGTCAGCAATATATAGATAAAGATAGCCGCATTATTTTAATAAATAAAAATAATGGTGGACTGTCTAGTGCCAGAAATGCAGGATTAGAAATCAATAAAGGTAAATATATTACCTTTATTGATAGTGATGATTGGGTTGCTCTAGATTACATTAATACTTTATATCAAAATATTATTGATAATAATGCCGATATTTCGATAGTAGGATTTGAAAATGTATATGATTCTAATGTAGAAGATATTCCTAATACTAATAAAATTAAAACATTCTCTCAAAAAGAAGCTGTTAATAAACTTATTTTAAATAAATTAGAAACATCAGCTTGCGGTAAATTATTTAATAGCTTCTTTTTTAAGAAAAATAGATTTAGAGAAGGAATTATTTTTGAAGATTTAGAGGTTATGTATAAGTTATTCTTATCAGCTAATAAGATTGTAAGAAATAGTTCAATTAAGTATTTTTACTTCCAAAGAAAATCAAGTATTATGGGGACAGCTAAGAATATAAAAAATATTGTTAAAACATCCGATACTTATATTGATATATTTGTTTCACAAAATAAATTTTTAATAGAAAAAGATTTTTGTTTATCTGATGCTGTTTATATTTATCAAGCATCAGTTTTATATAAATATTATTTAGCATGTAGTTGCTGTGTTTTTAATAAAGCTGTTTTTGCGCAAAGAAAAAAAATTAGTAATGTAATAAATAAGCTTTTTAAAAATATAACAAATACAAATAAAGGTAAGTTTTTTATGTATGTAAATATAGTAAAAATATTGCTCACAAAAGTATTGAAGAGACATAGATGA